The DNA window GGCGGCGGGTCGATCCTGGCCGTTCCCGCGTTGGTGTACGGCCTGGGACTCGACATCGAGCAGGCGATCCCGATCTCCCTGATCGTGATCGCCGTCGCCTCCGCCGTCGGCGCCCTGCCGAAAATCCGCGCCCACCACGTCGAATGGCGATTGGCCGGCATTTTCGCCGCCGCCGGTATCCCGGCCACCTTCGTCGGTGCCGCCATCGGACGCCTCCTTCCGCAGCCGGCGATCATGATCGGCTTCGCCACGGTGATGATCGCCGCGGGAGTGCGGATGCTGCTCGACCGCGCCGACACCGGCACCGCCTGCAAAGTAGGCGACTCCGGAATCAACTGGCGCCGATGCGCCTCACGATCCATCCCCGCCGGTGTCCTCGTCGGCCTGTTGACAGGACTGTTCGGTGTCGGCGGCGGCTTCCTCATCATTCCCGCCCTGGTGCTGATGCTGGGGGT is part of the Mycolicibacterium tusciae JS617 genome and encodes:
- a CDS encoding sulfite exporter TauE/SafE family protein, coding for MTIPLALALGAIIGVLLGLLGGGGSILAVPALVYGLGLDIEQAIPISLIVIAVASAVGALPKIRAHHVEWRLAGIFAAAGIPATFVGAAIGRLLPQPAIMIGFATVMIAAGVRMLLDRADTGTACKVGDSGINWRRCASRSIPAGVLVGLLTGLFGVGGGFLIIPALVLMLGVEMPIAIGTSLLIIVANSAAGLISHVSSASIDWSITTAFVGTAIVASLIAGHFGTKIDTGRLQRWFAYLVFAVAAYVLIDTIVLH